A single Pseudobdellovibrionaceae bacterium DNA region contains:
- a CDS encoding phospho-N-acetylmuramoyl-pentapeptide-transferase, protein MFKFLSAFVPDWPFLNVFHYITVRSFLSFFTTFFIVLYLGPVVIKLLRQFKMKQSIRTDGPETHLKKEGTPTMGGWIIILGTAISSFFWLDFSNPLVQFLLFILASFACVGGADDYLKVRSSSAKGLSGKLRLCLEFLLSAGFLLYLITQGYVSTEVYFPFFKNAVVDLSWFYALFGGLVIVSSANAVNLTDGLDGLAIVPLIIAISTLMIFSYVAGHSVIAEYLNIPFIAKSSELSVLGSSVIAASLGFLWFNAYPAQVFMGDVGSLSLGGFLGALAVVTKNELILIVIAGVFVVEALSVMIQVFFYKLKGKRVFKMAPLHHHFELSGIAENKVIIRFWIVSILLAVLSLLSLKLR, encoded by the coding sequence ATGTTTAAGTTTTTGTCTGCATTTGTACCGGATTGGCCTTTTTTAAATGTTTTTCACTATATTACGGTGCGCAGTTTTTTATCGTTTTTTACTACTTTTTTTATAGTGCTTTATTTGGGGCCGGTGGTTATTAAACTTTTAAGACAATTTAAAATGAAGCAAAGTATCCGAACCGACGGGCCCGAAACGCATTTAAAAAAAGAGGGCACTCCCACTATGGGAGGGTGGATAATTATATTAGGAACAGCCATTTCGTCTTTTTTTTGGTTAGATTTTTCTAACCCCTTGGTGCAATTTTTATTATTTATTTTAGCCAGCTTTGCCTGCGTGGGAGGGGCCGATGATTACTTAAAGGTTCGCTCTAGTAGTGCTAAAGGTTTATCTGGTAAATTGCGATTATGCTTAGAGTTTTTACTATCTGCGGGCTTTTTGCTGTATTTAATTACACAGGGTTATGTAAGCACAGAAGTGTATTTTCCGTTTTTTAAAAATGCCGTAGTCGACCTATCTTGGTTTTATGCTTTGTTTGGTGGCTTGGTTATTGTGTCTTCTGCCAATGCGGTAAATTTAACCGACGGTTTAGATGGGTTGGCCATTGTGCCTTTAATTATTGCCATTAGCACTTTAATGATTTTTAGTTATGTGGCAGGGCATAGTGTTATAGCCGAATATTTAAATATTCCCTTTATTGCTAAATCCAGCGAATTAAGTGTTTTAGGTTCTAGCGTGATTGCCGCCAGTTTGGGTTTTTTATGGTTTAATGCTTATCCGGCTCAAGTATTTATGGGAGATGTAGGTAGTTTAAGCTTAGGTGGCTTTTTAGGAGCCTTAGCCGTAGTTACCAAAAATGAGTTAATTTTAATTGTGATTGCAGGAGTTTTTGTAGTCGAAGCCTTGTCGGTAATGATACAGGTGTTTTTTTATAAATTAAAAGGCAAGCGAGTCTTTAAAATGGCCCCCTTACATCATCACTTTGAGCTAAGCGGTATTGCAGAAAATAAAGTCATTATTCGCTTTTGGATTGTTTCTATTTTATTAGCGGTATTAAGTTTACTGAGTTTAAAGTTGCGTTAA
- the murD gene encoding UDP-N-acetylmuramoyl-L-alanine--D-glutamate ligase, with protein MNDVKGKNVMIVGLGKVGVSLSRFLLSLGANVTISDHKSPPELAYYLEQIDDLDINYDLGEHSLKLFLKQDLLILSPGVSPDLKVIQYAKNNEVPIIGEMEFVSAFIQEPIIAVTGTNGKTTTVKLIRDFLHESNVKVWAGGNYGEPASAYLLSGKKADVVILEVSSFQLDMCKTFAPKTIVFTNLSENHLDRHKSFEAYVQAKKQIFVNNNVNTTCILNADDANIVALARDPIVYQKSIIFYFSTNPYFKQQIMTIGGVVKVGNELQIKATPQLDFLSLEDIKLKGLHSVENIMAALLAAMEHGATMQAIKKVVSSFKGLPHRLEYVRRVGGVLFYNDSKATNVQAVKKALNSFDENVILVMGGKDTGLSYESLADDIKAKVKTLILVGEAKEKINRDLGGISETLIIGTFDEAVYTAYQKSRVGDTVLLSPGCASFDVFNSYAERGNHFKRMVNEFNA; from the coding sequence ATGAATGATGTAAAGGGTAAAAATGTAATGATTGTGGGCTTGGGCAAAGTGGGCGTGTCTTTGTCTAGATTTTTATTATCTTTAGGAGCTAATGTTACCATTAGTGATCATAAATCTCCTCCAGAATTAGCCTACTATTTAGAACAAATTGACGACTTAGACATTAATTATGACTTAGGAGAACACTCTTTAAAGCTATTTTTAAAGCAAGATTTATTAATATTAAGCCCAGGGGTTTCGCCCGATTTAAAAGTTATTCAATACGCAAAAAATAATGAAGTACCTATTATTGGCGAAATGGAGTTTGTTTCGGCTTTTATTCAAGAACCTATTATTGCAGTAACAGGAACTAATGGAAAAACCACAACGGTAAAATTAATTCGTGATTTTTTACATGAATCTAATGTTAAAGTGTGGGCGGGTGGTAATTACGGCGAACCAGCATCGGCGTATTTATTAAGTGGAAAAAAAGCCGATGTAGTTATTTTAGAAGTTTCTAGTTTTCAATTAGACATGTGTAAAACCTTTGCTCCTAAAACAATTGTTTTTACTAATTTATCAGAAAATCACTTAGACCGACATAAAAGTTTTGAAGCTTATGTTCAAGCCAAAAAACAAATTTTTGTAAATAATAATGTTAACACCACTTGTATTTTAAACGCCGATGACGCCAATATTGTAGCCTTAGCGCGAGACCCAATTGTTTATCAAAAAAGTATTATTTTTTATTTTTCTACTAACCCTTATTTTAAACAACAAATTATGACTATTGGTGGAGTAGTTAAAGTGGGCAACGAGTTACAAATTAAAGCCACTCCTCAATTAGATTTTTTATCTTTAGAAGATATAAAGTTAAAGGGATTGCATTCAGTCGAAAATATTATGGCAGCCTTACTGGCAGCGATGGAGCATGGAGCAACTATGCAGGCTATTAAAAAGGTAGTTTCTAGTTTTAAAGGATTGCCTCACCGTTTAGAATATGTTCGTCGAGTGGGAGGGGTTTTATTTTACAACGACTCTAAAGCCACTAATGTGCAAGCCGTAAAAAAAGCTTTAAATTCTTTTGATGAAAATGTTATTTTAGTTATGGGAGGAAAAGACACAGGGTTAAGTTACGAATCTTTAGCCGACGATATTAAAGCGAAAGTAAAAACTTTAATTTTAGTAGGCGAAGCTAAAGAAAAAATTAATCGCGATTTGGGTGGAATTTCAGAAACTTTAATTATTGGTACTTTCGACGAAGCGGTATATACGGCTTATCAAAAAAGCAGAGTGGGCGACACGGTTTTATTATCACCAGGTTGCGCTAGCTTTGATGTGTTTAATAGCTATGCCGAACGAGGTAACCACTTTAAACGCATGGTAAATGAGTTTAATGCTTAA
- the ftsW gene encoding putative lipid II flippase FtsW — protein MRKSKSFSLDKGLFLSFIFFIFFGLVHIYSSSYIFALEKYGNPLYFFNKQVVFTLVSLVVFYITIKLPWQVVVRFSSLAFFIILFLLALTLVPSIGVKVGGARRWLSLPLFNIEPVEFFKIIMVFYFARLLSFKDWMENKKTIAIQVGLFFTPLIILLLQPDFGSVVIYLVVFFALLFVSPIKLRWILLSVVTALVSLFTLIIIEPYRLKRLQAVLDPWSDPYGKGFQLIQSLLAFYSGSWLGKGLGEGQSKLFFLPEAHTDFTLAVLGEEIGFVGVSFFISLYTYIIYKGFVIAYQSKDIYQSYVATGLTVVFGLGVYLNIAIELGLLPPKGLSLAFLSYGGSHLLANSIIIAILLNIDKATKKARYKKAWG, from the coding sequence GTGCGTAAGTCGAAATCTTTTTCTTTAGACAAAGGTTTGTTTTTGTCTTTTATTTTTTTTATATTTTTCGGCTTAGTACATATTTATTCTTCAAGTTATATTTTTGCATTAGAAAAATATGGAAATCCATTATATTTTTTTAATAAACAAGTAGTATTTACGCTGGTTTCTTTAGTGGTATTTTACATTACCATTAAATTGCCATGGCAGGTTGTTGTGCGTTTTTCTTCTTTGGCATTTTTTATCATTTTGTTTTTATTGGCTTTAACTTTAGTTCCATCAATAGGTGTAAAGGTGGGTGGGGCTAGGCGCTGGCTAAGTTTACCTTTATTTAATATTGAGCCAGTGGAGTTTTTTAAAATCATTATGGTGTTTTACTTTGCCAGGTTATTAAGTTTTAAAGATTGGATGGAAAATAAAAAAACTATTGCAATACAGGTGGGTTTATTTTTTACTCCACTAATTATTTTATTGCTGCAGCCCGATTTTGGTAGTGTGGTTATTTATTTAGTGGTTTTTTTTGCACTATTATTTGTATCGCCCATTAAACTTAGATGGATTTTACTAAGCGTAGTTACGGCCTTGGTGAGTTTATTTACTTTAATTATAATAGAACCCTATCGATTAAAACGCTTGCAAGCCGTGTTAGACCCATGGTCTGACCCCTACGGAAAAGGCTTTCAGTTAATTCAAAGTTTATTGGCTTTTTACTCGGGTTCTTGGTTGGGAAAGGGTTTGGGCGAGGGGCAAAGCAAACTCTTTTTTTTACCAGAAGCCCATACCGATTTTACTTTAGCGGTTTTAGGTGAAGAAATTGGCTTTGTTGGAGTTAGTTTTTTTATTAGTTTATATACCTATATAATTTATAAAGGCTTTGTAATTGCTTATCAAAGCAAAGACATTTATCAGTCTTATGTGGCCACAGGTTTAACCGTGGTATTTGGGCTAGGGGTGTATTTAAATATTGCCATCGAATTAGGCCTGTTGCCTCCCAAAGGTTTATCTTTAGCTTTTTTAAGTTATGGAGGTAGTCATCTGTTAGCCAATAGTATTATTATTGCTATATTATTAAATATTGATAAAGCCACAAAAAAAGCCAGATACAAAAAAGCTTGGGGTTAA
- a CDS encoding UDP-N-acetylglucosamine--N-acetylmuramyl-(pentapeptide) pyrophosphoryl-undecaprenol N-acetylglucosamine transferase — protein MNNNTKNKVIFAGGGTGGHIYPGLALAQYLEGTQANQESIFIGGNQGLEKSILSTTKYLLKTTLVKPFNQAGALKKILSLFWFLPIATIQAIILLIKIKPKWVLSLGSYAAVPVGIAAFLLRIPLFTWEPNAKAGLANRLLSYFSRINFIIFKEVKNQLKGQCLISGLPLRKELIKKIPLSGPVPFTNTTAFSSKQPFKILIVGGSLGSNFLNTNFCKLWPYLKQHPISIIHQTGKKHFETTKQAYKIYNQNALKYKVVKYLPNIYEEYGWANLVISRAGINTLFELAACAKASVLIPYSLSADNHQYKNAKVLEKNKQAILVEEKAFSTIKLKSIIENFIQYPETLAHLEKNITSFYSKNAEGFIIDKITKT, from the coding sequence ATGAATAATAACACAAAAAACAAAGTAATATTTGCAGGTGGAGGAACAGGGGGGCATATTTACCCTGGCTTAGCCTTGGCACAATATTTAGAAGGCACACAAGCTAATCAAGAAAGTATTTTTATTGGAGGCAATCAGGGGCTAGAAAAATCTATTTTATCTACTACAAAATATTTATTAAAAACCACCTTGGTAAAACCCTTTAACCAAGCAGGAGCATTAAAAAAAATACTATCCTTGTTTTGGTTTTTACCCATAGCCACTATACAAGCTATAATTTTATTAATAAAAATAAAACCAAAGTGGGTGCTAAGTTTAGGCAGTTATGCGGCTGTTCCCGTAGGTATTGCTGCTTTTTTATTAAGAATACCTTTATTTACTTGGGAGCCCAATGCTAAAGCGGGTTTAGCCAATCGTTTGTTGTCGTATTTTTCTCGCATTAATTTTATTATTTTTAAAGAAGTAAAAAACCAATTAAAAGGGCAATGTTTAATTTCGGGCCTTCCTTTGCGAAAAGAACTAATTAAAAAAATACCTTTGTCTGGCCCAGTGCCCTTTACAAACACCACTGCGTTTTCTTCTAAACAGCCCTTTAAAATTTTAATTGTAGGAGGCAGTTTAGGTTCTAATTTTTTAAACACTAATTTTTGTAAACTGTGGCCTTATTTAAAGCAACATCCTATTTCGATTATTCATCAAACAGGAAAAAAGCATTTTGAAACCACTAAGCAAGCTTACAAAATTTATAACCAAAATGCGCTAAAGTATAAAGTAGTAAAATATTTACCCAACATTTACGAAGAATACGGGTGGGCCAATTTAGTAATTTCTCGAGCAGGAATAAATACTTTATTCGAGCTAGCCGCTTGTGCAAAGGCTAGTGTGTTAATCCCTTACAGTTTGTCGGCAGATAACCATCAATACAAAAATGCAAAAGTCTTAGAAAAAAACAAACAAGCTATTTTGGTAGAAGAAAAAGCCTTTTCTACAATAAAGTTAAAAAGCATAATCGAAAACTTTATTCAATACCCCGAAACGCTAGCCCATTTAGAAAAAAACATAACTAGCTTTTACAGTAAAAATGCAGAAGGCTTTATCATAGACAAAATAACTAAAACTTAG
- a CDS encoding UDP-N-acetylmuramate--L-alanine ligase: protein MAKNPKNSHLKLANKDHLLKLPQLSHLHIHFIGVGGIGVSGLAEIFFNMGATISGSDLKENQQTLWLKDLGISVSIGHKAENVCQANVVIYSSAIAKNNVEFLEAKKLGLSVISRGEALAELMFLKRGVAVAGAHGKTTTTAMLTSVFMPFSPTTVVGGRVNSIGSNSCLGAGEWCLVESDESDGSFIKLRPEIAIITNLDKEHLDYYKSFSNLKKYFLEFGSNIPFYGALIVCGDDPELSEMFKDFYKNIIYYGWNKSNDFYLQKVHLKKVEIVEKKTGTVVGSFAPPLPGRHNALNALAAVIAGYQSGLSWQQSCENLSLFTGLSRRFELKNETNAVLFYDDYAHHPTEITAVIEAFKETYPNKKLKILFQPHRYSRTQHLWVDFLTCFKGADQVFLMDVYEAGEAPVKGVNAFELAKQIKQVKAEYLKESDILNYFSKNLLPEDIFLTLGAGDISLWNEKVYTALKGNSSVCSNQKTLKKTTV from the coding sequence ATGGCCAAAAACCCAAAAAATTCGCATTTAAAATTAGCTAACAAAGACCACTTATTAAAGTTGCCTCAATTATCTCATTTACATATTCATTTTATTGGAGTGGGTGGAATTGGTGTTAGCGGGTTAGCAGAAATTTTTTTTAACATGGGGGCTACGATTTCGGGTAGTGATTTAAAAGAAAATCAGCAAACTTTATGGTTAAAAGATTTAGGAATTTCGGTTTCCATTGGTCACAAGGCAGAAAATGTTTGCCAAGCCAATGTGGTTATTTATTCTAGTGCTATTGCTAAAAACAATGTGGAATTTTTAGAGGCAAAAAAATTAGGACTAAGTGTAATTTCTCGTGGAGAAGCTTTGGCCGAACTTATGTTTTTAAAAAGAGGTGTAGCTGTGGCAGGGGCTCATGGCAAAACCACAACCACAGCTATGTTAACTTCTGTATTTATGCCCTTTTCTCCTACCACAGTGGTTGGGGGTAGAGTTAACTCCATTGGCTCTAACAGTTGTTTGGGTGCGGGGGAGTGGTGCTTGGTAGAGTCTGACGAAAGTGATGGTAGTTTTATTAAATTACGACCCGAAATTGCTATTATTACTAATTTAGACAAAGAACATTTAGATTATTATAAAAGTTTTTCTAATTTAAAAAAATATTTTTTAGAGTTTGGGTCTAACATTCCCTTTTATGGAGCTTTAATTGTTTGCGGCGACGACCCTGAGCTTTCCGAAATGTTTAAAGATTTTTATAAAAATATTATTTATTATGGCTGGAATAAAAGTAATGATTTTTATTTACAAAAAGTCCATCTTAAAAAGGTAGAAATTGTAGAGAAAAAAACAGGCACAGTGGTGGGGTCGTTTGCTCCTCCCCTTCCAGGTAGACATAATGCTTTAAATGCTTTGGCAGCAGTGATTGCAGGTTATCAATCGGGCTTGTCGTGGCAACAGTCTTGTGAAAATTTATCACTGTTTACGGGTTTATCTAGACGCTTTGAGCTAAAAAACGAAACCAATGCGGTATTATTTTATGATGATTATGCTCATCACCCCACAGAAATTACAGCCGTTATCGAAGCCTTTAAAGAAACTTATCCTAATAAAAAATTAAAAATTTTATTTCAACCCCATCGTTATAGCAGAACGCAACATTTGTGGGTGGATTTTTTAACCTGTTTTAAAGGCGCCGATCAAGTATTTTTAATGGATGTTTACGAGGCTGGCGAAGCTCCAGTAAAGGGAGTAAATGCTTTTGAGTTAGCAAAACAAATTAAGCAAGTAAAGGCTGAGTACTTAAAAGAATCGGATATTTTAAATTATTTTTCTAAAAATTTGTTACCAGAAGATATTTTTTTAACTCTAGGTGCTGGTGATATTTCTTTATGGAATGAAAAAGTTTATACCGCTTTAAAAGGAAACAGTAGTGTATGCAGCAACCAAAAAACCTTAAAGAAAACTACAGTTTAA
- the murB gene encoding UDP-N-acetylmuramate dehydrogenase, which produces MQQPKNLKENYSLKRLNSWRVGGEARYFATPSSVDELKALLLWASFYKIVVFILADGTNLLISDKPLEGLVIGLKKLRTSTEEIKEIENKKDISSLSFSLLSGTPKNDLFSICLKQHLSASIFLAGLPGSVGGGVVMNAGVGFDVCPKEFKDIVDWVEVLSFNPEDKSFKKTQYKKSELLWGYRSCKNWQSNKNNANKDIITKVGFCFSSKEFDKPLKQKQVIENKVQEAQVFRKTKQPVNTFNCGSVFKNPKGYSAGALIDECGLKLASVGGASVSQLHANFIVAEKGTKSTDIFLLIKKIQNTVLEKKNIALNLEVKLMGSFN; this is translated from the coding sequence ATGCAGCAACCAAAAAACCTTAAAGAAAACTACAGTTTAAAACGATTAAACTCTTGGAGAGTGGGCGGCGAGGCTAGGTACTTTGCCACGCCTAGTTCTGTGGACGAGCTAAAGGCCCTTTTGCTGTGGGCCTCTTTTTATAAAATTGTGGTATTTATATTAGCCGACGGAACTAATTTATTAATTAGTGATAAGCCTTTGGAAGGTTTAGTAATTGGTTTAAAAAAATTACGAACTAGCACCGAAGAAATAAAAGAAATAGAAAACAAAAAAGACATATCTAGCTTATCTTTTTCTTTGTTATCGGGCACTCCAAAAAATGATTTATTTAGTATTTGTTTAAAACAACATTTGTCGGCAAGTATTTTTTTAGCAGGCCTTCCCGGAAGTGTTGGAGGAGGGGTAGTTATGAATGCAGGGGTGGGTTTTGATGTTTGCCCTAAAGAGTTTAAAGATATTGTAGATTGGGTAGAGGTTTTATCTTTTAACCCCGAAGATAAAAGTTTTAAAAAAACTCAATATAAAAAATCCGAGCTACTATGGGGATACAGGTCTTGTAAAAATTGGCAATCTAATAAAAATAACGCCAACAAAGATATCATTACTAAAGTGGGCTTTTGTTTTTCGTCAAAAGAATTTGATAAACCTTTAAAGCAAAAACAAGTTATTGAAAACAAGGTGCAAGAGGCACAGGTTTTTAGAAAAACCAAACAACCCGTTAATACTTTTAATTGCGGGTCGGTGTTTAAAAACCCCAAAGGATATTCGGCAGGAGCATTAATTGACGAGTGTGGGTTAAAATTAGCTTCTGTGGGAGGGGCGTCGGTTTCGCAGTTACATGCCAATTTTATTGTTGCAGAAAAGGGAACTAAATCGACAGATATTTTTTTGTTGATTAAAAAAATACAAAATACAGTTTTAGAAAAAAAAAATATTGCTTTAAATTTAGAAGTAAAATTAATGGGAAGCTTTAATTAG
- a CDS encoding D-alanine--D-alanine ligase, translated as MPKDLIQNIAIIQGGASSEKAISYQTSLSLQKAMKNLGYSYCLLEADDNLSQNLIKQKITKAILAVHGQYAEDGTLQGLLEYLKIPYTGSGVLASAVCMDKVIFKKIITSLNITTPKYCCITKKSLDKAQDFLKQQGLPLVVKPSRGGSSLGTFIIKKESEYLTAITEALKEDSQVLIEECIEGAEITIPFFDNNFLTPIEISTKTGFYDYKNKYTKGCTHYKLLKKPNQDTINSPLSKKEPSSPLAKGQESVKQIIQFLDIRHYGRADFILDKNQQMHLLEINTLPGFTESSLITKSGKHDKLSLKAMMQFLIDNATLDY; from the coding sequence ATGCCTAAAGATTTAATACAAAACATTGCCATAATTCAAGGTGGAGCTAGCTCGGAAAAAGCCATTAGTTATCAAACCTCTTTAAGTTTACAAAAAGCTATGAAAAATTTGGGCTATTCGTATTGCCTTTTAGAGGCCGACGATAATTTAAGCCAAAATTTAATAAAACAAAAAATTACAAAAGCCATTTTAGCCGTTCATGGCCAGTATGCAGAAGATGGAACTTTACAAGGGCTTTTAGAGTACTTAAAAATTCCCTATACGGGTTCGGGAGTGTTAGCCTCTGCGGTGTGTATGGATAAAGTTATTTTTAAAAAAATTATTACTTCTTTAAATATTACTACTCCTAAATACTGTTGCATAACTAAAAAAAGTTTAGATAAAGCGCAAGATTTTTTAAAACAACAAGGTTTGCCCTTAGTAGTAAAGCCATCTAGAGGGGGGTCTAGCTTGGGCACTTTTATTATTAAAAAAGAGTCCGAATATTTAACAGCAATTACAGAAGCTTTAAAAGAAGATTCGCAAGTTTTAATAGAAGAGTGTATTGAAGGGGCAGAAATTACTATTCCTTTTTTTGATAATAATTTTTTAACTCCCATTGAAATTAGTACTAAAACGGGCTTTTATGATTATAAAAATAAATACACCAAGGGTTGCACCCATTATAAACTATTAAAAAAACCCAATCAAGATACCATAAATAGTCCGTTGTCTAAAAAAGAGCCTTCTTCGCCTTTAGCCAAGGGGCAAGAAAGTGTAAAACAGATTATTCAATTTTTAGATATTCGCCATTACGGAAGAGCAGATTTTATTTTAGATAAAAACCAGCAGATGCATTTATTAGAAATTAACACTTTGCCAGGATTTACCGAGTCTTCTTTAATTACTAAATCGGGAAAGCATGATAAATTAAGTTTAAAAGCTATGATGCAGTTTTTAATAGATAACGCGACTTTAGATTACTAG
- a CDS encoding energy transducer TonB, whose product MWKYNRTTKLSYLAWSCILHIAAVALMILSPITEPDKETLVEITFHVAGDGVNLGSRKGDSTSSLKAKSAPTKNALNDSLLSNLEEKVSKSASKYQKAKLAAAKATNTEAASAETSSLEPELDQAEQAPVETAVQEVAKTPVTQPQEVVNAEAAAIAEAEVEMEDNLVEDNLAEDNLNEKSLESNDTPVADNTPEPEESGLRNLVKKSSVSVPRQQVLGKRSFKSSRVSTLGKKRNSRKKDSTLGKARKLSKRKSAFAKRNSNTQRKNILGKKRTAVNKPNAFAKRNSNANRKSALAQNRKTSKQKSAFAKRSSKARASSMFAKNASANHTRPSGALGKRNQSGTRTGSIFGKGNKGTAKKTRTASALGNRSRGNRPRGSAFGRGGAGSQKTFGLPNGIRDARSLKQLSGNPVPFYPYPSRLQKQQGVVYLVYYVNKHGRVSQVRVHRSSGFTKLDNSAKKSIARYRYYKGQSGYVIHPVEFTLKGTVKVTTNGTSSI is encoded by the coding sequence ATGTGGAAATACAACCGAACAACTAAACTATCCTACTTAGCATGGTCTTGCATTCTTCATATTGCAGCCGTGGCTCTTATGATTTTAAGCCCTATAACCGAGCCCGACAAAGAAACATTGGTGGAAATCACCTTTCATGTGGCTGGCGATGGGGTAAACCTAGGAAGCAGAAAAGGCGATTCCACAAGTTCCCTTAAGGCTAAATCTGCCCCTACCAAAAATGCATTAAATGATTCTTTACTAAGTAACTTAGAAGAAAAAGTTAGCAAGAGTGCCTCTAAATACCAAAAAGCAAAATTGGCGGCCGCCAAAGCCACCAATACAGAAGCTGCCTCTGCAGAAACTTCTAGTTTAGAGCCAGAGCTAGACCAAGCCGAACAAGCCCCTGTCGAAACTGCCGTACAAGAGGTTGCAAAAACCCCTGTAACACAACCACAAGAAGTGGTTAATGCCGAAGCTGCGGCCATAGCCGAAGCAGAAGTAGAAATGGAAGATAATTTAGTAGAAGATAATTTAGCAGAGGATAATTTAAACGAAAAATCCTTAGAAAGTAACGACACTCCTGTGGCCGATAATACACCCGAGCCCGAAGAGTCTGGTTTAAGAAATTTAGTAAAAAAATCTTCTGTGTCTGTACCTAGACAACAGGTTTTAGGAAAGCGATCTTTTAAATCTAGTCGAGTTAGTACTTTGGGGAAAAAACGAAACTCTCGCAAAAAAGACAGCACTTTAGGGAAAGCGCGTAAGCTTTCTAAACGAAAAAGTGCTTTTGCAAAACGAAACAGCAATACCCAAAGAAAAAATATTTTAGGGAAAAAGCGCACGGCCGTTAATAAACCCAATGCTTTTGCAAAACGAAATAGCAATGCTAATAGAAAAAGTGCTTTAGCACAAAACAGAAAAACTTCTAAACAAAAAAGTGCTTTTGCAAAACGCAGTTCCAAAGCCCGAGCCTCTAGTATGTTTGCAAAAAATGCCTCTGCCAACCACACTCGTCCCTCTGGAGCTTTAGGAAAAAGAAACCAATCAGGAACTCGCACGGGTTCTATATTTGGAAAAGGCAACAAAGGTACAGCAAAAAAAACGAGAACAGCAAGTGCTTTGGGTAATCGATCTCGAGGTAACCGACCTCGTGGAAGTGCTTTTGGAAGAGGTGGAGCTGGTTCTCAAAAAACCTTTGGCCTACCAAATGGTATTCGCGATGCGCGCAGTTTAAAACAATTGTCTGGCAATCCTGTTCCTTTTTACCCTTACCCTTCTCGATTGCAAAAACAGCAAGGGGTTGTGTACTTAGTGTATTATGTAAATAAGCATGGAAGAGTAAGCCAAGTAAGAGTGCATAGAAGTTCTGGTTTTACTAAATTAGATAACTCTGCAAAAAAATCTATTGCTCGCTATAGATATTACAAAGGACAATCGGGTTATGTTATTCACCCTGTGGAATTTACTTTAAAAGGTACGGTAAAAGTAACTACTAACGGAACCAGCAGTATCTAA
- the nagZ gene encoding beta-N-acetylhexosaminidase, whose protein sequence is MKTKKPFPFGNLFYIGIKGYTLTSEEKQWIIQNDIAGITLFKRNLANPAQLKALCQSIQSLSQHTQSQLPLFIAIDMEGGRVHRLPKEHFLTWPAVGSLYIKEDLNTSKKNAFKHAHSMGLYLKSLGINVNWSPCLDIFTNKDNALIEDRALNYNHFNLQQSLEKNSTKPLKDYQIVNALGVELLKGFKKASILSCAKHFPGHGNTTVDSHENLPVENRSLALLENRELQSFIMSIKQNVPFIMTGHILFKNIDKHLPVSLSPFFIQQLLKKKLGYKGVVISDDLDMKALQAYSHSQKAQMALKAGCDMLLYCNCPLSAKEALEFLNQNVGNTEGYTESYTALLASLKKVNTLRSKL, encoded by the coding sequence ATGAAAACAAAAAAACCCTTCCCTTTTGGAAATTTATTTTACATTGGTATTAAAGGCTACACTTTAACCAGCGAAGAAAAACAATGGATTATACAAAACGATATTGCAGGCATTACACTATTTAAAAGAAACCTTGCCAACCCTGCACAACTTAAGGCCTTGTGCCAAAGCATTCAATCCCTATCACAACATACCCAAAGTCAGCTTCCCCTTTTTATCGCCATTGATATGGAGGGGGGAAGAGTTCATCGCCTTCCCAAAGAACACTTTTTAACTTGGCCTGCGGTGGGCAGTTTATACATTAAAGAAGACTTAAATACCTCTAAAAAAAATGCCTTTAAACACGCCCACAGCATGGGACTGTATTTAAAATCTTTGGGCATCAATGTAAACTGGTCGCCCTGTTTAGATATTTTTACCAATAAAGATAATGCACTTATTGAAGACAGAGCTTTAAATTATAATCACTTTAACCTTCAACAATCCCTTGAAAAAAATAGCACAAAGCCTTTAAAAGACTACCAAATAGTAAATGCTTTAGGGGTTGAACTTTTAAAAGGTTTTAAAAAAGCCTCTATATTATCTTGCGCCAAACACTTTCCTGGTCACGGCAACACCACAGTGGATAGCCATGAAAACTTACCTGTGGAAAATAGAAGTTTAGCCTTACTAGAAAATCGCGAGTTACAAAGTTTTATTATGTCCATAAAACAAAATGTTCCTTTTATTATGACCGGTCATATTTTATTTAAAAATATAGACAAACACTTACCTGTTAGTTTATCTCCTTTTTTTATTCAACAGCTTTTAAAAAAAAAGTTGGGCTACAAAGGCGTTGTTATTTCTGACGATTTAGACATGAAAGCATTGCAGGCTTACTCCCACTCCCAAAAAGCTCAAATGGCTTTAAAAGCCGGTTGCGATATGTTGCTATACTGCAACTGTCCTTTGTCTGCTAAAGAGGCCTTAGAGTTTTTAAACCAAAATGTAGGGAACACAGAAGGCTATACAGAAAGCTATACAGCGCTTTTAGCTAGTCTTAAAAAAGTAAATACCCTTAGGTCTAAGCTTTAA